Genomic segment of Nostoc sp. TCL240-02:
AGCTGCAAAACTAAGGTTGAATCGGCACAAATTCGTATTTATCAGTGCCAGGTATTTGTTGAACTTTGACTAAGAAAATGGCATTATCTTTGCGATCACCTGATTGTGCAAACTGAATCTTTCCTGTAGCACCATCGACAGAAAAACTTGAATCGTGCAGCGTCTTTTGTAACTCATACCGAGTATTACTTGTTTTAAAACCTGCGACAATTGCCAGAGTCGCATCATAAGCAGTCGCTGTTCGCCAATTTACGGTTCCATTCCAAAACTTCTGAGCGTTTTGTGCAAAGGAATTGTTAGGAAATGCTGCGGAATGCCAAGGTACAGCAATTACCAGTCCATCTAAAGCTTTACCTGCTTTTAAGGTTTCATTAGTATAAAGGGTAGGACTACTAAATACAGCTAATTGCCCTTGATTAGCTCTTGCAACTGTTAGACCCTCCTTGATTCTGTCTATGTAGAGAGCTAATAACATGGCATTAGCGCCTTTGCTTTTAGCTTGAGAAATTACTGCATCGGGGTTGAAGTTGGGCGCAGAAACATCGCACTTCGTGGGATTAGTTTGAGCCTCAGTAGCCTTTATCGCTTGAATAAATTCTTGCTTAAAAGACAAATTATCTATCGCTTGATCATCGATACAAATCAGAAAATTGTTTTTGCCCTCTGTGTTTATGGCATAACGAGAAATACTATTTGCTATTGAGCTAACACTAGGAGCAGTGCGGAAGATATAGTTGCCAATACTGGTCAGGTTTTGGGCAAAACTGGTGGGAGACATCATTACTAACCCACCTTTTTGATACACTGGGGCTGCTGCAATGGAAGCATTACTAGCATTATGTCCCACTACAGCTAAAATGTTGGTATCTGCGACAAACTGAGTGGCAAGCTGTACGGCTGTGCTTGGGTCATTATCGTCATTAGCGATCGCTACCTCCAAAGCTTTGCCATTAATGCCAGTACTGCTATTCACCTCATCTTGAGCTTGAGCCACACCGCGTAACATCTCTTTTGCTACATTTGGGGTTGTACCAATGGGTACACTCACAGCAATTTTGATGTGTTTTGTCTGCTGACGAGCTTTAGCGTTATTCAAGTAAATCAATGCTTCTGGGTCTGTTTTATTAGTGAAATTAGCTTGACGGTATGAATTAAACTTATTAATAGCAGTCAGACAATCACCATTTAAAAATGCTTTCACTCCAGCTTCTTTATCTGAGTTCGTATCTTGTTTTAATAAAATTTCTTCACCCAAACTAATTCTGTCACCCAAAGCATACTCCTCTTTTACACAGGAATTTACTATAGATTGAACTACAGGTTGAGGTTCATCTTTAACCCTAGAAAAGTAGACTACAGTACCACCAAAAATTACTCCGATTACTCCGATAATGGAACCTACTATATAGTTAAATTTGCTAAGTTCGGGAGGTGGGGGATTGACAATTCCTAGAGGTGGGGTAAGTGGCTGTTCAGCAATTATTGGAGCTTCGATTAAGGCTATATCTTCATCTCTAAGTCCTAACGCTTGTTGAAGACGTTTCAAATTAGCCCCAGTTCTATCGCTAAGAGGAAACCCTTGTCTAATCTCATCGCGGAACGCTAGCTCATATCGCTGTAATTTTATCCTTTTGTTTTCGATAGGTGCTAAAACCTGAGTTTCGATTGCAGCAGCGTCCTCAGATGATAGTTGCAGAGTCTCTTGTAATGCATCCAATGCAGTGCGACCAGCAACAGAAATTTCACCGTTCCCGCCCTCTACCCAATACTCAACTTCTCGAAGATATGTGAGTCTGGGATCGTTACTTGGTGCTTTTGCAAGCTTGATTTTAAAGCCACCTTTGACAGGATATATCTCTGGTTTCATGGCTGGCGTACTTTCTTGCACCTTCTTGGCAGCGTATTCATGCAATTCATCAACAGAAATCCAACCATCTTCATCGCGGTCTGCTGCACCAGTCTCTAACCCCTCAACTATGTAGCTGGTGTAAGTTGAGGTTTCTACCCCTTGCTGTTCAAAAGCAAATTGAGTTGAAGTCGAAGATGTGAGAACAGCCCGCCCTTCTCCACCCAATTGGTTCTTGACATCCACAAAACCATCATCTTTAGCCGCCATACCCTCGGCAAACGCACCACTAAAGCAACAATCAAGAATCACTACCTCGCGTTTGGAACAGCTCTTGTTCATTACATCATGCACAAAGCTAGCTGGCACTGTTGTTGCCCTAGCTGGTACTCCCTTGCCGATTTTGCGTGTGTTATGAGCTGCCAAGTAAAGCTTGCCGTCCTCGTCTTTAATGCCGTGACCAGAGAAAAATAGCAGCACAAGGTCATCTTTTTGACGCTCGTCAAACAAGATTTCGATCGCGACCGCCATCTCATGTTGTTGAGGATTCAGCAGCACTTTTACCTCATCAAAACCGCCAATCTCTGGGTGCAGCAAAACTTGCTGCATTGCGTCAACATCTTTTGCTGCTGCTGGCAATGGAGTAAGACCAGGCTCATACTCACTGACTCCTATCAGCAGTGCTACTTTCGCCATCTTGTTATTCTTCCTTAATGTTGGAATTTCTTAGTTACCTGCGATAAACTTTTGAGCTTGTTCAATAGCGGCGTTTAACTCTTCCCGACTGCTAGCTTTCACCTTGAGTTTTTTGCCGTTAGCCTCAACTTCCAATTCAATGGTTTTGTTGCCCAAGCGATCGCCCAAAAATCCCAACAATTTCTTAAAATTGGCAAGGCTCACCTCTGTTTGCAACACCCCCACTAGAAAACCACCAACAGATTTGGCTCCTTGAGGTATTTCTGTAACTGCTACAAGTTCAGCACTTTCCACATCTAATTCTTTGATTTCTCGCAGTAGATTGCGTGTTTCCTGTTCTTGTTCCTCTGCATCTAAGTCTGGATTAGAAAGAGCGATCGTCAGTTTGACGTTAGATTCAGAACTCATTTTGTGCCCTTTTAGGTTTTTTAGCAGTTGATGGTCAATTGTATTTCTGTAGTATATCGATTGACATCACATCTTCTATGTAAATTTCCTGAAACTTCTTCAAAAATTTTACAAAAACTCATAAAATTTAGGTAAAAATCTGGTATAAACACAGAACATCTTTCTTCAATAGCTTCAAAACTTAGAGGCAATCAATACTATACTATTTCATCTGACAAGTTGTTTTGATACAGCAGTTTTTTTACCAACGCTTGCGATCGCAAAGGAGCTACTGAGTTTATCCTTGTAACTTCCTGGCGATCGCTAGCTCAAACTATTACAGGACGGCGTAAATGCAGCAACGCTCTCAATTAACCAGAAAAGGGGCTTAAGCCCCTTGTTAAAGGCAAACTTGCGCCACAGTTGTCAGGTTAATTAAAACAAATCTAAATCTGTGACTGCACCGATACTGCTAGAAGATACCAGTTTGGCATATTTCGCCAACACGCCTTTGGTGTAACGGGGAGCGGGAGGTTGCCAGTTAGCACGACGACGGGCCAATTCTGATTCAGATATATTCAACTGCAATAAACGAGCAGGTGCATCAATAGTAATACTATCGCCTTCTTCGACAAGCGCGATCGCACCACCCACTGCTGCTTCTGGAGCAACATGACCAACTACCATGCCATAAGTACCACCAGAAAAGCGTCCATCGGTAATTAATCCC
This window contains:
- a CDS encoding ABC transporter substrate-binding protein, with translation MAKVALLIGVSEYEPGLTPLPAAAKDVDAMQQVLLHPEIGGFDEVKVLLNPQQHEMAVAIEILFDERQKDDLVLLFFSGHGIKDEDGKLYLAAHNTRKIGKGVPARATTVPASFVHDVMNKSCSKREVVILDCCFSGAFAEGMAAKDDGFVDVKNQLGGEGRAVLTSSTSTQFAFEQQGVETSTYTSYIVEGLETGAADRDEDGWISVDELHEYAAKKVQESTPAMKPEIYPVKGGFKIKLAKAPSNDPRLTYLREVEYWVEGGNGEISVAGRTALDALQETLQLSSEDAAAIETQVLAPIENKRIKLQRYELAFRDEIRQGFPLSDRTGANLKRLQQALGLRDEDIALIEAPIIAEQPLTPPLGIVNPPPPELSKFNYIVGSIIGVIGVIFGGTVVYFSRVKDEPQPVVQSIVNSCVKEEYALGDRISLGEEILLKQDTNSDKEAGVKAFLNGDCLTAINKFNSYRQANFTNKTDPEALIYLNNAKARQQTKHIKIAVSVPIGTTPNVAKEMLRGVAQAQDEVNSSTGINGKALEVAIANDDNDPSTAVQLATQFVADTNILAVVGHNASNASIAAAPVYQKGGLVMMSPTSFAQNLTSIGNYIFRTAPSVSSIANSISRYAINTEGKNNFLICIDDQAIDNLSFKQEFIQAIKATEAQTNPTKCDVSAPNFNPDAVISQAKSKGANAMLLALYIDRIKEGLTVARANQGQLAVFSSPTLYTNETLKAGKALDGLVIAVPWHSAAFPNNSFAQNAQKFWNGTVNWRTATAYDATLAIVAGFKTSNTRYELQKTLHDSSFSVDGATGKIQFAQSGDRKDNAIFLVKVQQIPGTDKYEFVPIQP